The Oncorhynchus nerka isolate Pitt River linkage group LG3, Oner_Uvic_2.0, whole genome shotgun sequence genome includes the window aacggacctctgagactatcacagtgcaggtgcatttatacggagacttgattacacacaggtggattgtatttatcatcattagtcatttaggtcaacattggatcattcagagatcctcactgaacttctggagagagtttgctgcactgaaagtaaaggggctgaataattttgcacgcccaatttttcagtttttgatttgttaaaaaagtttgaaatatccaataaatgtcgttccacttcatgattgtgtcccacttgttgttgattcttcacaaaaaaatacagttttatatttttttatgtttgaagcctgaaatgtggcaaaaggtcgcaaagttcaagggggccgaatactttcgcaaggcactgtatgttcaaacttttgactggtagcgTATACTATATATTTTACTGCTCAATGGATATAATTACTGCTTGGATAACCTTATTTACTAATATGTATTGATTTATTTGTTCACTCTTTATGCGGTGCGCACTGCAGAAAACACTGGAAGAATTATCacagtgaattattgtaatgtttgtttacGTGTCAAATCCCATAAGggacaactagaggtcgaccgattaatcggaatggtcaAATAATTAGGGCCGAGTTCAAGTTTTCATGacaatcggaaattggtatttttggacaccgatttggccgattttttttaaatatttttttttaacaaagcaagtcagttaagaacacattcttactttcaatgacggtctaggaacagtgggttaactgccttgttcaggggcagaacgacagatttttaccttttcagctccgggattcaatcttgcaaccttacagttaactagtccaacgcactaaccacctgcctctcattgcactccacgaggagcctgtctgttacgcaaatgcagtagaagccaaggtaagttgctagctagcattaaacttatcttataaaaaaacaatcaatcataatcactagttaactacacatggttgatgatattactagtttatctaccgtgtcctgcgttgcatataatcgatgcaacgcaaggggatgatttaacaaaagcgcatttgcaaaaaaagcacaatcgttgcacgactgtacctaaccataaacatcaatgcctttcttaaaatcaatacacagaattatatatttttaaacctgcatatttagctaaaagaaatccaggttagcaagcaatattaaccaggtgaaattgtgtcacttctcttgcgttcattgcacgcagagtcagggtatatgcaacagtttgggcagcctggctcattgtgaactaatttgccagaattttacgtaattatgacataacattgaaggttgtacaatgtaacaggaatatttagacttagggatgccacccgttagataaaatacagaacggttccgtatttcactgaaataataaaagttttgttttcgaaatgatagtttccggatgttattatgttataattaagtctatgatttgatatttgatagagcagtctgactgagcgatggtaggcagcagcaggctcgtaagcattcattcaaagaacacttttgtgcgttttgccagcagctcttcgcaatgcttcaagcattgagctgtttatgacttcaagcctatcaactccccgAGATTATggtggtgtaaccgatgtgaaatggcttagctagttagcggggtgcgcgctaataacatttcaaacgtcactcactctgagacttggagtagttgttccccttgctctgcttgggtaacgctgcttcgagggtggctgttgtcgatgtgttcctggtttgagcccaggtaggggcgaggagagggacggaagctatactgttacactggcaatactaaaagtgcctataagaacatccaattgtcaaaggtatatgaaatacaaatggtatagagagaaatagtcctataaatactatattaactacaacctaaaacctcttaccttggaatattgaagtctcatgttaaaaggaaccaccaactttcatatgttctcatgttctgagcaaggaacttaaacgttagcttttttacatggcacatattgcacttttactttcttctccaacactttgtttttgcattatttaaaccaaattgaacatgtttcattatttatttgaggctaaatggatttttattgatgtattatattaagttaaaataagtgttcattcagtattgttgtaattgtcattattacaaataaaataaaaaattgtctGATTAAATCGGTATCGacttttttttgtcctccaataatcggtatcggcgttgaaaaatcataaaccGGTCGACCTCTATTGACAACTCGccatttgaaaataaaatacaatgtAATTTATTAATTCAGTCATTCAGATAGGGCAATGGGGAAATCGTAATACTaacaatgctgtgtgtgtgtgtgtgtgtgtgtgtgtgtgtatgaacagagaggggggaatCAGTATACAAAACCATGCTAGAGCTGTCACAAGCCAAGTCGAAATTGGATTAGTGTCACCCTTGATAAGGAGAAGGGCAAAAAAAGGAAGAGGGAAAAATTGGAAGAAGGAAACGGCTACTTTTTTTCTCCCCCTTGCAATAATTTCATTTCAAATTCAGGGCACTGAACGCATaaacacactgttatagagcCGGGTAAAGTTAATGGAATATTTATATGCAGACTCCAGAATATTTATTTCTTTTTCTCAGCAGTCAGTTTTTTCCTTCGTTTTACAACTGCCTTTGTTAGGCTTTGACACCATTTCTGCACCTCCAAGAGGACTGTGTTTCCATTGGCGGCTGTTGAAAAGGCCTTGTAGAGAGCGAGGAAATGGGAGCTGTGATTTGTCAGGGACTATTAGCTTCACCACACCGACTCACATAGAAATCAATGCAAAGGAATAACGGACCGCCCACACCATGCTTTCTAAACTGCTCTGGAAGATTCAATAAACTAATGCAGAGAGGGTGGGAAGATAAGAGTATTAAGTATTAGTGCGACCCATAACAatatagctagctacagtacagcatctctgcagggatgagggaagagagagacagagagagacagagacggagacagagacagagacagagacagagacagagacagagacagagagagagagagagagagagagagagagagatgaatgtaTTGAGACTGGGACAGATGAGTGAGTGAAAAAAAAAGTGTAAAAagtggggaaagggagagagaagaggaaaatggggaaaagacagacaaacagacagacgtaAGAAAGCAAAAACTAAGAACTtaaaggagggtagagagaaggggagagaggaagggagagtggGAGGCCCTAGGAAGATAAAGCCACACAATTCGCCCCATCGCCATTGTTGTTAACATTCAgctagagtagctgctacctctGCCGCTGTGTATACAGTAAAACCAATAAGAGGCTGGTATCATGGGATTGAGGGAGAGAAATATGGCACATTGTTGGCTGGGAAAGCGATAAGGAGGAGATTGAGAGATGGGAGCCGGATAGACTCCTATTAAGTATTCAACTACAGGGCACAATAGTTACAGCACCGTAGCTGAGATTTCCATTTGTCCCATCCTGTGAATCATCCATACAGCTATTGTGCAGTCACGGCCCAGTTTTACTACAGGATTTACAATTGTATCACTCTTTCAATGGAGCAGAACATTTATGCAGCCAACTTAGGTGTGCGGAATCAGGTATGCACTATGCATGGTCTCTTTCACCTGGCACCCTTGTGATCAAATCATCCACCAGTTAAACTGGTTGAGGCTGATAACTCCTAAGATAACAAGCAAGGAATGGGGGGGGGGCTTTGGAATGTAGCATTGAGTGCAGATGACAGGATCAGTGTGTGGTGTTGCACACTACCATTTCAGGTATCATTTGAATGGACTGGGCTGCTTTCAGAAACTACAGTCCCTTTACACAGGTACTTGTTGTAcctgttgtaatatagctgaaaTCAAAGCAAAATCACAAAATCAATCATTTTCCCTTTAAAATAATTGTGGAGAGATACTTCTTGGTACATTGTTATCTTCCTCCATTTACCAGCTTAGAGGCAGCAACAGACCTCCTGGGTCGCTCCTGCACAGTTGTAGAGAGGCCATTAAATAAGACAGTAACACCTGGAAGAAAGGAAGAGGTGGCGAGAGTGAGAAAGGGAGGAAATCCAGCTCTGGCAGGAAATGGGGTAGAGGATGCTTAATATCACACAAAATAAAATAACTACCTCTGGTTCACCACAGACCTGTCATATTGTtgtagagagtgggagaggaggggccATTTGTGGTTGGAATAGATTAAAGTAATCTTGTTGAAGAAGTATCACCACATACAGGAGGACCTGGCTGGCATTATAAGGGCTAATTTCTGCCATTGATTCAGTAAACAATTTGTTAGCCTACATTTGGTTACAGTGCATGAATAATACATAAGATCCCTAGTTAAAATGCGTCTGTCTTTGAGTTTCCTCTTTGTAACAACAGGTAGGCCTTGAAGAGCTGTAGGTTATGATGGGAATGGTTGGCAGAGCAGACAGAACTTCCGTGGTCAAACAAATTGTTCTAAGATTATCATAGACACTCACCGAAGCATTAAGGATGTGAAGTAATTAGGTGCAGCTACTACGAAAAAAGTGTGCAAGCAATGCCGACTGTAGCTTCACTTACAGCGGTGATAGTTAGTGATGGGTCTTTCGAGAACAAATCTCTCTTTTTGAACAGATTTTTTTGGTGAACGTTGGGAGCCGACTCGAATCACTTCGGAGAAAGAGCCGTTCATTTGGCTTCCTGATTTGCATACTGCACTGGTTTTTGGTTCTGTAAATTACTAAATTATTCTCTAAAGAGGGTGACTCAGAAACACATAGTGGGGAGAGTGCATCAATCTGGTCCACACTTCATTTTATTGCAGGCTATATAATAATCTGGCCAGGTAAATATGTATTTGAACGCGAATTTCAAGATCTGACATAATGGTAGCCTACTTTTTTGGATTTGTAATGGATATTTGTTATTTGtttcatggttctatgtagattTTAAAGCATTTTTAAAAGAAGAGTTGTTTGGGAACCAAATGAGCCGGCTCTTTTACGTGAACGGAGCCAATGAGCCGGCTCATCGAAAAGACTCCGAATGCCCATCACAAGTTGTAATGTAGTTTCTCTCTCTGGTGACGTCCATTGATGTTTTCATTTGAATGGAGAGCGTTGTAACGGTGCCCCCTAGCGAATATTTAGAGAAAAGTAGATGAGCGCATGAAAACCAAGTCAGTTGTAGGTCGAGCCTATTCTGTCTGTGTGcctgtaacataacacacagacagaATAGGCTCGACCGACAACTGAGTGAGTTTTAATGTGCTCATCTACTTTTCTCTAAATATTCGCTAAGGGGCACCGTTACACTGCTTTAAAACAGAACTAAAGCTTCGAAAATGAAGTGTTTATAATTTTATCATTGCCTTGCTTTTGAGCACGGGACGCAGGAAGGCTGTGACCGCCTAGGCCAAAAGTGGTAGGGCTGGTGCACTATATCtgtgaataaaaaaaaaattaaattaagaAAATAAAACTATAGTTTTAGTAGTTATTCAAACCAACCTGTTCTCAATCTCAAATGATTTGGCTTTTGGAAACAGGCTACGGATAGATTTGGACCTACTTGGACAATATGCCTGTAGACTGCCCTACAGGATAACAACATAGCTGATATATCCTCTCCCCTTCAGAGTTTACAGAACAGGCAAAACCATTGCCTCAATAAGCAGGGCTGCTCGTAACGAATTTACATTAGCTGAGGGCTATAGAAACGTTTTAAAAGGTAAGCATACTATCACCATCAAGAACATGTTCACACTCACAGGGCTTTCTCAATCCATCCGTACTTACACTCACATGGCTTTCTCAATGCATCCGTACTTACACTCACAGGGCTTTGTCAATCCATCCGTACTTACACTCACATGGCTTTCTCAATGCACCCGTACTTACACTCACAGGGCTTTGTCAATCCATCCGTACTTACACTCACATGGCTTTCTCAATGCATCCGTACTTACACTCACATGGCTTTCTCAATCCATCCGTACTTACACTCACATGGCTTTCTCAATGCATCCGTACTTACACTCACATGGCTTTCTCAATCCATCCGTACTTACACTCACAGGGCTTTGTCAATCCATCCGTACTTACACTCACATGGCTTTCTCAATGCACCCGTACTTACACTCACAGGGCTTTGTCAATCCATCCGTACTTACACTCACATGGCTTTCTCAATGCATCCGTACTTACACTCACATGGCTTTCTCAATCCATCCGTACTTGCAACACGAGAGACCTCCTTATTAAACCAATTAAATTGACACAATTTTCCCGCGGGTTCTGAAAACGGGTGCGCTTAGCATAGCATTATAATAGAGCGCTTCACAAGCTAAGGGTACACCAATGCTCCAACACATGACTTTTTTCTATTTTTACATTTTGGATTAAAAAACAGGTTACACTTTGCACTTCTAAAACCTGGTAGgtacatatttatatatttaaatatCTTCCCTTTGTCTGGCCTgcaatttaatttatttatttttatgtacaaatcaaaccccccaaaaatcgaTTGAAGGGCTGGTCCAGATGTTGCCCATCCCATGAACTAGGCCTATAGAGCCTATGGATTTTAGATTTGTCACAATGCACTTCATAGTCCACAGCCCTATATGTACACCTAGACAGTATGTTGATTTATTTAAAACATTTAGACTTATATCACAGGGGGGTATGCCCCTCTTAAGAGATTCCCCACAATAAGCCCACACACTTTTCCTTTTGGCCTTCATAACCAAGTTCCAAACACAGACTTACagcacagtacagacacacacattggcCTGCTATGTCTTCAGCGAGCTAGAAAGTCACCACTATTCCCTTTTCTTTGGTACCTGCCAGAAACATGCCTTGGCGCTCTTATTTTAGGCCCTGCCACCCATTGACTTGACAGAGAAGTGTCTGAAGAGGGCCAGTGTCACGAGCAGGTGTTTGGCCAGTCAAAGCAGGGAGCAGCATTTTGGCGTTCGCTCCCACAGTTGGACCAGCGAATTACATACCACTGAGGGACTGCAGGTAAGGGACTCATATTTTCACCCTCTTCTTCTGCTTTTTCTTTGGGGAAACATTTGATATACTATGGGAAAACCTTTGATATACTATGGGGAAACCTTTGATATACTATGGGGAAACATTTGATATACTATGGGGAAACATTTGATATACTATGGGAAAACCTTTGATATACTATGGGGAAACCTTTGATATACTATGGGGAAACATTTGATATACTATGGGGAAACCTTTGATATACTATGGGGAAACCTTTGATATACTATGGGGAAACATTTGATATACTATGGGAAAACCTTTGATATACTATGGGGAAACATTTGTGTTAGCTGGCTAAATGCTGTGGAACATAGATTCCGGACAATTTTAGGGGTGAGGTGCCATAGACTAGAGGCTGTACTGTGCAGTGTAGTGTCTTATTTAAAGATGAGTCTTTAAAGGATAATCTTCTGCTATTCTAAAAGTCTTCTGATCAACACTGACAAAAGAGTATTGTGTAACAGTGTGCTTGGGTAGGGAGGTGTTTGAGGAGGTTTCCTGACACTCAGACCTCAGGGTAAGAGTGTAAAGTAACTAATTATGCCTGTATATGTATGCATGATTGGTGTGCATGTGAAAATGTGTTTGTGATATAGGTgagatagatttttttttaaatactacaTGTGAAATGCAAGTACTGCACATGTGCTAGTCCTAgaatagagctgagagtagagcaAGATTTCAAAGGGGAGAATCTTGCTCTGTCTGAATATCATTCATATTGTTTCATGTCAATCCTATTCAAGATACCCAAAAGGGATGATTTATTGTTTTTGGAAACATTTTGTGACAATGTATAATAAGGGACTTCATAGTTTTTAACATCTAGTTCATCCTATATGCAAAATGACTCAGACTGCAGGTCTTTCCTTACCATTCCTCAGTAAAGCAGTTCAACTTGGCAGAAATCTGGAGGTTCCCAACCCCCTTAAGATGTACGGCCTGTACTTGGAAGCGGTGAATGATTATATCAACGAATCATACGGAGAGGATGTATGGAGGCTGATAGAGGCCCGGGCAGAGATACCGCATCTCAAGTTTGTCCGCCATCAGATGTACAAGTACGGACATATCCCATCTAACTGTCGGAGCTAACTATTTCTCTGTACCCATCATATGTGTCATATTTACTTTATATTCTAACTTTACCAGGAAGGGAAGTCACTTGAGGTTTCACTTGAATCTCTTTCCTGACAGACTTGGCAAAAGCGCATCAAGTTTACATAGACCATcaatacataacacacacatagacaaccGGTCAATGAATACACtaattgtaagtcactctggataagagcatctgctaaatgactaaaatgtcaatgtaaatgtCATATCTAGGTATCTCCCTTCTTCCCTGCAGTGACAACCTGATCCTGCGGCTGGCCAAGGCAGCAGGCGAGGTCCTGGGGAAGACCCACGATGAGCTCATGTATGCCTTTGGGGTTTACATGGTGAAGAGGATCGGGAACTACGGCTACGAGAGGATTCTCAAGGTGACCTAGTGTTTAGTGGCCCTCCTCAAGTGTCTGAGTTAACACTAGGCATAATTGGCCCTAATCAATGTTCAatacactggtgtgtgtgtgtaatatcatTATTAATCCCTTATCCATTCATCCAGGTGTTGGGGCGTAATGTGCGTGACTTCATCAATGAGCTGGACAACCTGCATGAGTACTTTCGCTTCTCCTTCCCCAAGGTGCAGCCTCCCAGCTTCTGTGTGGAGGAGGAGTGTGAGACCAGCCTCACCCTGCACTACCGCAGCACCCGCAAGGGCTTCACCCAGTTTGTCAAAGGTAGGTAGGGAGCACCACAGAGGACAAACATAGCAAAAACTATTTTTCTGGTAGCACTATATTTGGTAATACTATACATAGGGTTCATGTCACACATCCCCAATATGTAAAAATACTTGTTCTCTCTTCCCATACTGTAGGCCAGCTGTCTCAAGTGGGAAGGCAGTTCTACAACACAGACATTGAAGTTGAGATACTGTCCAaagaggagactgaaaagatgacATATGTGGTATGTACTGTACATCTACCTATCTGAAGCTACTTCTTTTGAACAATGTTATGTACACCCCAGCACAGGTGCAAGTAACTCCTCCGACCTAGACCTAGGAGTGCATCACTTTCCAAGTGCTACGCTTTGCCCTATTGTCAAACAACTTCAGTGTCTGGCCACATTGTCAAACAACTTCAGTGTCTGGCCACATTGTCAAACACCTTTAGTGTCTGGCCCCATTGTCAAACACCTTTAGTGTCTGGCCCCATTGTCAAACACCTTTAGTGTCTGGCCCCATTGTCAAACACCTTTAGTGTCTGGCCCCATTGTCAAACACCTTTAGTGTCTGGCCACATTGTCAAACACCTTTAGTGTCTGGCCCCATTGTCAAACAACTTTAGTGTCTGGCCCCATTGTCAAACAACTTTAGTGTCTGGCCCCATTGTCAAACAACTTTTTAGTGTCTGGCCCCATTGTCAAACAACTTTAGTGTCTGGCCCCATTGTCAAACAACTATAGTGTCTGGCCCCATTGTCAAACAACTTTAGTGTCTGGCCCCATTGTCAAACAACTATAGTGTCTGGCCCCATTGTCAAGATCTTTACAACCTTAAGATCCTCACAGCTGCGTCGCCATGATTACCTTCGATGTCGCTTTGCTGCAGATCTACAAGATGAACTTTGACAACGCTGCCTTCAAGCACCGCATGCCCCAGCAGAAGACGGCCCCGGGGTACGAGAAGCTACCCATGAAGAGGGGCATCTTTTTCGACATGTTTCCCTTTAGCGTGATCTTCCGCCGGGACATGACCATGTACCGCATCGGGGACGGTCTAAAGGAGGTCTTCTCCGACCTGCAGGGCAAGAAGGTCAACGAAGAGTTCACCCTGGTGCGGCCCATGCTGGAGTTCAGCTGGGACAACGTGAgtacaggagagaagagagaggggtgagggttctgttacatttggtatggttttTCCACTTACCTAGGCTATTGTCGTCAATCCAGAGTTTTTTAGTGGATATTTGGCTTATTTAGTTACATTCTACAAAACCCCCTTTAATGGTCCAAACAGTGGAAATCGTGTTTTTCATCACATTGGAtgatatttggatgaaaccaATACAAAGTAAGGTAACCCAAGTATGAAAAATGGCTGTAGCTGGCACACTGATAAAGTTTGATAataaagttactggtcccctTCCCCATGTCAAACGCTTGGATTCAGACAGGCATTACTAAGGATTTACTTCCTGCTTTATCCAACGTCACATAAAGCCGAAAATGTAATACACCAATGGTAGCGTCTTATGATCTCAACTAATTTAAATTTGTACCGCCTTAAGAGCGTCATTGCATGTGTTCCTAGGCCTTGCTTTGGCATTGTTTACAAACTGTAGGCAAGGTGCTAATAGCTAGCTCAAGCAGAACGCGTGAccaagtaatatatatatattttaaatatactGGTAGCCTTTTATCTGTGGTGTGACGGTTAGCTATCAAGCTACTTACCCGCATGCCGGCAAAAAGCACATTGTAACAGGATGCTATAGTGTACATTTAACGTTACACTATTTTTCTGAAGAATGAAAATATCCGACAGCAATGTCTCATTTTAATTTTGTGAGGACAGGCTGCATGAAAATTACGATTATGTCACGGGTGTGCAGTGCACATTTCAAGCGAAGTTGCTTTATCAATTGTGGAGAACATTCGATTGGTCTTGCCAGGAAGCTAATCCTAAAAGACGGATGCAATACCATCATTGACATTAGAACAGTGGATCTTGCAAGCGCTGACCATAATCTAAGTGTCATTATTATTTTCACTTCACTTTTGTCTTTTCACTATCATCAAGCTGTAATGATAGACAGTTTTAAAAATCCAACATCTATTTTGTCTGCACAGCTTCCCAGGCAACCACCACAGCAGGAATGCTGTGAAACATGTGAAGAAAGACCAAAAATACTGTAAGCCATTTATTCatttccagtggtggaaaaagtacccaattgtcatacttgagtaaaagtaaagatatgttaatagaaaattactcaagtaaaagtgaaagtcacccagtaaaatactacttgactaaatgtctaaaagtatttcattttaaatatacttaagtatcaaaagtaaaagtataaataatttcaaattacttattaagcaaaccagaaggcACAGTTTTCTTGTGATTTTATTTACTAATAGCCTGGGGCACACTCCAAAACTCAgacaatttacaaacaaagcatttatgtttagtgagtccgccagatcagaggcagatgagatgaccagggatgttctcttcgTAAgtttgtgaattggaccattttcctgtcctgctaagcattccaaatgtaaagctaacttttgggtgtcagggaaaatggagtaaaaaatacattattttcttttaggaatgtagtgaagtaaaaatgtTCACAAATATAGATACACCAAAAAATAACTTAAGTACTTTACCCCCACAATTTATTTCACATCTGCACCAATTGAGCATTTCAGGcagacaaaaataaaaaatacaaacatTGAAAAATGTCACAAAAAAGTGCACAATTGCATATTTCAAATGGAATACTTCAAAAACACCAGAAAACACATTGTAGAATTAATAGATCACTACATCAACGAATCGATAGCAACGTAACTCGGAACATTatataaaaggaaaataaattcACTACCCATTTAGCAAACGTTTCCCTTTTCAAAAACATTACAGGCCCCGTAGACAGGCTCCTGGATCTCCTCTTCAACAAGGTCACTCTTGAGCCAGCATGTTACAGTATGTGGGGAAGCTGTGTGAGCAGTCCATCCCAGGTTCCCTGTTTTGCCCAGTGTGAGAGGCCTGACAAGGAGGAGGCCATAGCTGGATTTGTGTCCCGCTTCAATCTTGGGGATGACTGTAGCCAAGTGGGTGACTGAAGTCTGCTTGATTGAAGCGgggtatttcacctttatttaaccaggtaggctagttgagaacaagttctcattcatttacaactgcgacctggccaaaataaagcaaagcagtgcgacaaaaacaacaacagagttacacataaacaaacatacattcaataacacaaaataaaattaaaatagaaaaatctatgtacagtgtgtgcaaatgtagaagagtagggaggtaggcaataaataggccctagaggtgaaaataattacaatttagcattaatactagagtgatagatgagcagatgatgatgtgcaagtagagatactggggtgcaaaagagaaag containing:
- the LOC135564458 gene encoding soluble guanylate cyclase gcy-31-like translates to MITFDVALLQIYKMNFDNAAFKHRMPQQKTAPGYEKLPMKRGIFFDMFPFSVIFRRDMTMYRIGDGLKEVFSDLQGKKVNEEFTLVRPMLEFSWDNVSTGEKREG